From Phaeodactylum tricornutum CCAP 1055/1 chromosome 11, complete sequence, one genomic window encodes:
- a CDS encoding predicted protein has product MTESTTPAPPNLDDSIRQLKEVSQDVSQSHPKKIAELYVAAIGLLCHLKVDQQTIFRVRVSGPLARDLPIPLIQQSFSYLNSPCLSFCVIVESRHEERNSTILSTSEQIPAVHAVLQDGTLFRALLRCLQLPYNSDAESSDGNGSSTAAPNLLAGRKRSSSVINEPPENRGTKMLKTMHSPVPTVRNKVYTASQPTFNLAQLVSTILYMALMHLDHWPAPLIRAYADDCFGPRLWVDDEGCRMLVQNLALVHIDVYATETSDQMKKDASSVAEAYRHFSLTSVHTTPNGKTKHLASSHDVERGGISSIKIGRDRSMSMTYEMEANELPIEEHSSSADEHNCILNSVRRVRSGEDSSSGEEDEEVLTTTGSQDSNSQGGESRLNTPSVLLFSSNGSSKTSEKLRPRLEIELYPKVFSNVILEPIRQRFFDANLDLAHEFVCQSLSERLEMKSKQNSSLLQTLPSFATIPGVRRQIASNLEKWLQSPALAGLSRTLFAATVQLMRNLDPPLPDDIEAINSILEMKLKANQINAHVENITAIASRIPTATVVNHMYSKILGEMNLAQHNGSSTSDQLKMIAAIHKVVNPQVSYEAMAASLLMMLVAPSDEISNQDEQIRTRRERVVKMLRSLLRSIATELGRSFDGYALLDALLSFDVDVQVWSIKEEEDKARLLLQCVTLLVAPFVPEHLSTRLQQSPVDEITIDKAVVSLRKSLKAVRMLLLSWCCSDYGPRIRERLDRKQNRTEETNGCVGAGPPDYSSILNSQDSLKIPAWLRLMRCLLFIEEPDSPIMKQFVCPLEDPSLPANNTDWGIELERIKLCCIYGNEVDDDIIWIVVKSATSKQNGVSADMALQLLEHLFECCTTRRRGNMKITDPMLVWEMYALVQYQPHRSLEGNGANKMRIFEDHEISSDHIDSQYPRCVNVLAFFIPLSTRVAHRVLPRWLISLDLLSRDTGGELLWYRPLEGPPDFEVSHQNGDLASVSISYDETKNAEQSARGEENRIAELLFLPPKVGQKISNKSGSRVSKRLQKQQQEKIASLELVEASKRKASLRIAQKSIMLWDPDGPARKPPRESADLLLSIEKMFQISDTFQRSVKPDFLLMTIGETTRGAIERAYEWLIPIISRLPDTIARLPSNAACFLLLRAYGTEGEERVQLKELSSPLLDHVKGSLKGSFGELDAIRALDLLLSDVASPKPERRKCARRVLQDSLVNTESDGHASKSWIANILSLSYAKALVSYSIKHMTMAADCERGSVLRMLVIGLHDHMQFATAQDVATVSGFPPILLHLISSRPTIYADVLDAFRDLRCLAVRVLHEECSRLARRRQLTAMQSNTSEVNITLYPTPIGEGAVCVSLDLLKSVCVLLSIWREDNVSKVKEDDDVRVLVTNLMNAFTRPSRDENKNAIETAGGLASAKMFGTSIDAVKVESWILLAKSRSDLIARRAAMSAPDEFLPRLLLCSGLPKASLLTMLNRLGRLGDSAQNSVLLYRSLLTPSASSEWDIGRVGRRRDISRKLLGRLSAYIRLNNIDLGLDPLKVSRTFLDWLSAECSTNASKACKAKPKNLKTENPRLLSRVGERSPSLTEIGARSVGNHVEMESNIESEDLHFINFKKWSPPKVSQSDHSRSDASFVKAEFLSQSSNDWDERLCALQPKDRCFKAVQMLDVYARIAHPKSCATSAVLKWVPRLSRDATDEKLWKHIFCSSKFENQTFQRLVSQCVACWSQRNVQECSRWILKKVKDANPEEFCYDRIVSFFVLVFEKSLLTFTEVEASSFPGVSESDFAVMLQVIIGGLEGESEDSFTHASEPLSFRLLLQLVKGGQSVQFAADFILGGLDSGSNSNHMVGNTLLLRLYIAHPYGINLGPSSVRGALLEASEMHVSEWECWSSNTDDQIEEMINSLFIGESKISKCLANVARKHPLLFFRKSPFIISRLWRDAQVDDCPGSNIRGLVRGKHPGEPLEANLPHAGMVSVVVRHWGYKYTEPVWMALLDIISGVPTEVLFGSGHRLGLTNILGVYVQLVSVQQRLRSADKLSRLKSKLQDCFNAFQKSNKSDWNRWLTTGAIGDEMRNLLVACDFISPQQAIESLKGED; this is encoded by the exons ATGACGGAATCTACGACCCCAGCGCCGCCAAACCTGGATGATTCGATCCGGCAGCTCAAAGAAGTCTCTCAAGATGTTTCTCAGAGTCATCCAAAGAAGATTGCGGAGCTTTACGTCGCCGCGATCGGTCTTTTGTGTCATTTGAAAGTCGATCAACAAACTATTTTCCGGGTTCG GGTTTCCGGTCCGCTAGCTAGAGACTTGCCAATCCCATTAATCCAACAAAGCTTCTCATACCTCAATTCTCCCTGTCTCTCTTTTTGTGTCATTGTTGAAAGTAGACATGAAGAAAGGAACAGTACTATATTATCAACTTCGGAGCAAATTCCCGCTGTGCATGCAGTCTTACAGGATGGCACTCTGTTTCGGGCGCTTTTGAGATGTTTGCAATTGCCGTATAACAGTGATGCGGAGTCGTCGGATGGAAACGGTTCATCGACAGCTGCTCCCAATCTTCTTGCCGGACGCAAGCGATCTTCATCGGTTATCAATGAGCCTCCAGAAAATAGAGGTACCAAAATGCTAAAAACGATGCACTCGCCTGTCCCTACCGTTCGAAATAAGGTCTATACCGCAAGTCAGCCGACATTCAACCTGGCACAATTGGTATCCACAATATTATACATGGCCTTGATGCATCTGGATCACTGGCCGGCACCGCTGATACGGGCGTATGCCGACGATTGTTTCGGTCCGAGACTTTGGGTGGATGACGAGGGTTGTCGAATGCTGGTGCAGAATTTGGCACTTGTTCATATCGACGTGTACGCGACTGAAACTTCGGATCAAATGAAGAAGGATGCGTCAAGTGTTGCCGAGGCTTACCGACATTTTAGCCTCACAAGTGTCCATACAACTCCAAATGGGAAAACAAAGCATCTTGCTTCATCGCATGACGTGGAGCGTGGCGGCATTTCTTCAATTAAAATTGGCCGTGACAGGTCTATGTCTATGACGTACGAAATGGAAGCCAACGAATTGCCGATAGAGGAACATTCAAGTTCTGCTGATGAACACAACTGTATTTTAAACTCAGTTCGGAGAGTACGTTCAGGTGAGGACTCGTCTTCTGGTgaagaggatgaggaagTCTTGACAACAACGGGTTCACAGGACAGTAATTCGCAGGGTGGAGAGTCCAGATTAAATACCCCTTCTGTTCTCCTATTCTCCTCAAATGGATCTTCGAAAACATCCGAGAAGCTACGTCCCAGGCTCGAGATAGAGCTCTATCCAAAGGTTTTTTCAAATGTGATTCTGGAACCCATTCGACAGCGTTTCTTCGACGCCAATCTCGATCTTGCTCACGAATTCGTTTGTCAATCGCTGTCAGAGCGTCTCGAGATGAAGTCCAAGCAAAATTCCAGCCTTCTACAAACCCTGCCATCTTTCGCAACAATTCCTGGAGTACGCCGTCAAATCGCATCCAACCTTGAGAAGTGGCTTCAGTCTCCTGCCTTGGCTGGACTTAGCCGAACCCTTTTTGCTGCAACTGTTCAGCTCATGCGCAATCTAGACCCCCCTCTGCCAGACGATATTGAAGCGATCAACAGCATCCTCGAGATGAAGCTCAAAGCGAATCAG ATCAACGCTCACGTTGAGAACATTACGGCCATCGCCAGCCGGATACCGACGGCAACAGTTGTCAATCACATGTACTCGAAAATACTAGGAGAGATGAATCTTGCTCAACACAACGGTTCGTCGACTTCTGATCAGCTGAAAATGATTGCTGCTATCCATAAGGTTGTAAACCCGCAAGTTTCGTATGAGGCAATGGCTGCGTCTCTACTAATGATGCTTGTGGCACCATCAGACGAGATCAGCAATCAGGATGAACAAATACGCACTCGTAGGGAACGGGTGGTTAAAATGCTCCGATCTCTATTACGTTCCATAGCTACTGAATTGGGTCGTTCATTTGATGGATATGCTCTTCTTGATGCACTTTTGTCATTCGACGTAGACGTTCAAGTATGGTCAAtaaaagaggaagaagacaaagcGCGTCTTCTTCTGCAGTGTGTGACTTTACTCGTTGCACCGTTTGTACCAGAGCATCTCTCGACTAGACTTCAACAGAGTCCAGTAGATGAAATTACCATTGACAAGGCGGTAGTATCTTTACGCAAGTCATTGAAAGCTGTCAGGATGCTTTTGTTGTCTTGGTGTTGCTCAGACTACGGACCGCGGATTCGAGAAAGGCTGGATAGAAAACAGAATAGAACGGAGGAAACTAACGGATGCGTGGGAGCGGGGCCCCCAGACTATAGCAGCATACTGAACTCGCAGGACAGTCTCAAAATTCCAGCTTGGTTACGATTAATGCGCTGCTTGCTTTTCATTGAAGAGCCCGACTCACCTATAATGAAGCAGTTCGTATGCCCATTGGAAGATCCGTCGCTGCCAGCCAACAATACGGACTGGGGCATTGAGTTAGAGAGGATCAAGCTTTGTTGCATATATGGAAACGAAGTTGATGATGACATCATTTGGATTGTTGTCAAATCTGCCACTTCTAAGCAAAACGGGGTATCTGCCGATATGGCTTTACAACTTCTGGAACATCTCTTTGAGTGTTGCACCAcccgacgaagaggaaacaTGAAGATAACGGACCCAATGTTGGTTTGGGAAATGTACGCGTTGGTACAGTATCAGCCTCATCGATCACTTGAGGGCAACGGAGCCAACAAAATGAGAATCTTTGAAGATCATGAAATATCAAGCGATCACATTGACTCTCAATACCCAAGGTGCGTTAATGTACTTGCTTTTTTTATTCCTCTTTCCACGCGTGTTGCACATCGTGTCTTACCCCGTTGGTTGATCTCTTTAGACTTGCTCTCCCGGGACACTGGTGGCGAGTTACTATG GTACCGTCCTTTGGAAGGACCACCCGACTTTGAGGTCTCTCATCAAAATGGTGACCTCGCTTCGGTATCGATTTCCTACG acgaaacgaaaaatgCCGAGCAAAGTGCACGCGGTGAG GAAAATCGCATTGCGGAACTTCTGTTTCTGCCTCCCAAAGTGGGCCAAAAGATCTCGAACAAGTCAGGATCCAGAGTCTCCAAGCGGCTACagaagcaacaacaagaaaaaattgCATCTCTTGAACTAGTAGAAGCGAGCAAACGGAAAGCAAGCCTTCGCATAGCTCAGAAATCCATTATGTTGTGGGATCCAGATGGACCTGCCCGCAAGCCACCTCGAGAGTCTGCCGATCTTCTACTCTCGATAGAAAAAATGTTTCAAATCTCCGACACTTTCCAACGTTCGGTCAAACCTGATTTTTTATTGATGACAATCGGCGAAACGACTCGCGGAGCGATTGAAAGAGCTTACGAATGGTTGATTCCAATAATTTCACGGTTACCTGACACTATAGCAAGACTCCCTTCAAATGCTGCGTGCTTCCTTCTCCTAAGGGCATATGGCACGGAGGGTGAAGAGAGAGTCCAATTGAAGGAACTCTCATCCCCGCTACTTGACCATGTAAAAGGTTCTCTCAAAGGTTCCTTTGGTGAATTGGATGCAATTAGAGCATTGGACTTGTTGCTGTCTGACGTTGCGAGTCCCAAGCCAGAGCGAAGAAAGTGCGCGCGTAGAGTACTACAAGATTCTCTTGTGAATACAGAAAGCGATGGGCACGCTTCGAAGTCGTGGATTGCGAATATTCTATCTTTATCCTATGCCAAGGCGCTTGTCAGCTACTCAATCAAGCACATG ACTATGGCCGCAGACTGTGAACGTGGCAGTGTTCTGAGGATGCTCGTCATAGGGTTGCATGACCACATGCAGTTTGCGACTGCGCAAGACGTCGCTACAGTTTCGGGTTTCCCTCCCATCCTTCTGCACTTGATATCATCTCGACCTACGATTTATGCGGATGTTCTTGACGCTTTTCGTGACCTTCGCTGTCTAGCAGTCCGTGTTTTGCATGAAGAATGCAGCCGACTCGCCCGCCGAAGGCAACTAACCGCTATGCAATCTAATACCAGCGAAGTCAATATCACACTCTATCCAACGCCCATCGGCGAGGGCGCCGTTTGCGTATCCCTGGATCTACTGAAATCTGTCTGCGTACTGTTGAGTATCTGGAGAGAAGACAATGTGTCAAAGGTaaaggaagacgacgatgtcCGTGTCTTGGTTACTAATTTAATGAACGCATTTACGAGGCCGAGCCGTGACGAAAATAAAAATGCGATCGAAACAGCAGGCGGGCTGGCAAGCGCAAAGATGTTTGGAACAAGTATTGATGCGGTTAAAGTTGAATCG TGGATCTTATTGGCGAAATCACGCAGCGACCTTATTGCACGACGCGCGGCTATGTCTGCCCCCGATGAATTTTTGCCGCGATTGTTGCTTTGCTCTGGCCTGCCAAAAGCGTCTCTGTTGACAATGCTAAATCGATTAGGGCGCTTAGGTGATTCAGCTCAGAACAGCGTGTTACTTTACCGCTCGCTACTTACCCCATCAGCATCAAGCGAGTGGGACATTGGGAGGGTTGGGCGGCGCAGGGACATTTCTCGCAAGCTACTTGGACGACTTTCGGCCTACATTCGATTAAACAATATCGATTTGGGTCTTGATCCACTGAAAGTTTCTAGAACTTTTCTTGACTGGCTTTCAGCCGAATGCTCGACAAATGCAAGTAAAGCCTGCAAAGCAAAGCCGAAAAATCTAAAAACTGAAAATCCTAGGTTGCTTTCGCGTGTCGGTGAAAGGTCTCCTTCACTGACCGAGATTGGAGCCCGGAGCGTTGGTAATCATGTTGAAATGGAGAGCAACATAGAATCCGAAGATCTACATTTCATAAATTTCAAAAAGTGGAGCCCTCCGAAGGTATCCCAAAGCGACCATTCCAGATCCGATGCCTCCTTTGTGAAGGCAGAGTTCCTCTCCCAGTCTTCTAACGATTGGGATGAAAGGCTTTGCGCATTACAGCCAAAAGACCGTTGTTTTAAGGCTGTGCAAATGCTCGATGTCTACGCTAGAATTGCACACCCTAAGTCTTGCGCAACGAGCGCCGTCCTCAAATGGGTTCCTAGGCTCAGCCGAGACGCAACCGATGAAAAGCTATGGAAACACATCTTTTGCTCTTCGAAATTTGAGAATCAGACTTTCCAACGACTCGTGTCTCAGTGTGTGGCTTGTTGGAGCCAGCGGAATGTACAAGAGTGTTCCCGTTGGATACTGAAGAAGGTTAAGGATGCGAATCCAGAGGAATTCTGTTACGATCGTATCGTCTCCTTTTTTGTATTGGTTTTCGAGAAGAGCTTATTGACTTTCACTGAAGTTGAAGCCAGCAGTTTTCCCGGGGTATCTGAAAGTGATTTCGCAGTCATGCTCCAGGTCATTATCGGAGGCCTCGAAGGCGAGAGTGAAGACAGCTTTACGCACGCTAGTGAGCCGCTATCTTTTCGATTATTATTGCAGCTCGTGAAAGGAGGTCAAAGTGTCCAATTCGCGGCTGATTTTATCCTCGGTGGCCTGGATTCTGGATCGAACAGTAATCACATGGTGGGGAATACACTGCTCCTTCGTCTTTATATTGCCCATCCGTACGGAATAAACCTTGGACCAAGCTCTGTCCGCGGCGCGTTATTAGAAGCATCGGAAATGCACGTATCGGAGTGGGAATGCTGGAGTTCCAACACCGACGACCAGATCGAGGAAATGATAAATTCTCTCTTTATTGGAGAAAGCAAAATATCAAAATGCCTTGCCAATGTTGCACGAAAGCATCCCCTCTTGTTCTTTCGGAAGTCCCCGTTTATTATAAGTCGACTGTGGCGCGATGCACAAGTTGATGATTGTCCAGGAAGTAATATCCGAGGGCTGGTACGGGGTAAACATCCTGGAGAACCTTTGGAAGCGAATTTGCCTCATGCTGGCATGGTGTCAGTAGTGGTGCGGCATTGGGGATACAAATATACTGAACCAGTCTGGATGGCGCTCCTTGATATTATTTCGGGCGTTCCCACGGAGGTTTTGTTTGGTAGCGGTCATCGACTTGGTTTAACGAATATTCTCGGGGTCTACGTGCAGCTCGTCTCGGTTCAACAGCGTCTTCGGAGTGCCGATAAACTGTCAAGATTAAAATCAAAGCTGCAAGATTGCTTCAATGCatttcaaaaaagcaacaagagCGATTGGAATCGCTGGCTCACGACGGGTGCGATAGGTGACGAAATGCGTAACTTGCTGGTCGCATGCGATTTCATTTCCCCGCAGCAGGCAATCGAAAGTCTCAAAGGCGAAGATTGA
- a CDS encoding predicted protein yields MGFGPGFSQLFLLLLFQTAQSWLSSSKLYGPTESIQRASTPSFSSSIVNSRLFGVSTSVPGIATDIPRLEPRHLRELSENQYVVICDFLPESLQTALRQDVQDLRQAEKFTVAKIRQDATNKLNTNIRVAESCFLGPTKLKTFPSAYRDQLYVILDQVKADLNSHFGKPLDSQLTELLYAFYPQGGFYRRHRDAIPGSASTLREYSLLLYLNKDWNEQDGGQLRLHFDSGDDELPAGEEAQCRDVLPQSGTLVLFRSNAIPHEVLDTQKERVAIIGWYNRPVASTDIGELAGVDLNPTRVALMGVAASLITVGVGMLISAS; encoded by the coding sequence ATGGGCTTTGGTCCCGGCTTTTCCCAACTTTTTCTCTTGTTATTATTCCAGACGGCGCAAAGTTggttgtcttcttccaagttGTATGGTCCGACTGAATCAATACAGAGAGCGTCGACTCCGTCATTTTCATCGAGCATTGTAAATTCTCGGTTGTTCGGCGTGTCCACTTCGGTTCCCGGTATCGCAACCGACATTCCACGGCTGGAGCCTCGACACCTACGAGAGCTTTCGGAGAATCAGTACGTCGTAATTTGTGACTTTTTGCCGGAGTCGTTACAAACCGCTCTGCGTCAAGACGTTCAGGACCTTCGCCAGGCCGAAAAATTCACAGTGGCCAAGATCCGTCAAGACGCAACCAACAAGCTCAATACCAACATTCGCGTCGCTGAAAGCTGCTTTTTGGGGCCTACCAAACTAAAGACTTTCCCGAGCGCCTATAGGGATCAACTTTACGTGATTCTGGACCAAGTCAAGGCCGATTTGAACAGTCATTTTGGCAAACCGTTGGACAGTCAGCTGACGGAGCTCTTGTATGCGTTCTATCCGCAAGGAGGTTTCTACCGAAGGCATCGTGACGCAATTCCAGGCTCGGCTTCAACATTACGAGAGTATTCGCTTCTGCTGTATCTCAATAAGGATTGGAATGAACAAGACGGTGGACAACTACGGTTACATTTCGACTCTGGTGATGACGAATTACCAGCAGGGGAAGAAGCGCAATGCCGCGATGTCTTGCCTCAGAGTGGTACGTTGGTCCTGTTCCGAAGCAACGCCATTCCACACGAAGTCCTAGATACACAGAAGGAGCGTGTCGCCATCATCGGTTGGTATAACCGACCCGTGGCGAGTACCGATATTGGGGAACTAGCAGGTGTGGATCTCAATCCAACGCGAGTCGCACTGATGGGCGTTGCAGCCTCCCTCATCACGGTAGGGGTTGGGATGCTTATTTCAGCATCATAG
- a CDS encoding predicted protein gives MIIYKCRFSGDEMLSDAFKPVPVKDEDGNEVPGLIQIQSQKVSKDTGGSIDIGCGNEFGGGDDEGADSGAELVNNVVDETFGFDLHEIPMGKKDIKEYLQLYCKNLRAKLKEDDKVTGPEVKAFTQAAPAFCKWILSKYDDMQFFTSSSMDPDGSMAFAYYEDVDPLFVFIKAGLIEEKC, from the exons ATGATCATTTACAAGTGTCGCTTTAGCGGAGATGAAATGCTCTCCGATGCCTTCAAGCCTGTCCCGGTCAAAGACGAGGACGGCAACGAAGTTCCGGGACTGATTCAGATTCAGTCTCAAAAAGTCAGCAAG GATACCGGTGGCAGCATTGATATCGGCTGCGGAAATGAATTTGGAGGAGGGGACGATGAGGGTGCTGATTCTGGTGCTGAGCTCGTCAACAATGTCGTAGATGAGACTTTTGGATTTGACCTGCACGAGATCCCAATGGGCAAAAAAGACATAAAGGAATACCTTCAGCTTTATTGCAAGAATCTTCGGGCCAAGCTCAAGGAAGACGATAAAGTTACGGGGCCGGAAGTCAAGGCTTTTACGCAGGCAGCTCCGGCCTTCTGCAAATGGATTCTTTCCAAGTACGATGATATGCAGTTCTTTACCAGTAGCTCGATGGACCCGGATGGTAGTATGGCCTTTGCCTACTACGAGGATGTCGATCCTCTCTTTGTTTTTATCAAAGCTGGTCTGATTGAAGAAAAATGTTAA
- a CDS encoding predicted protein, with the protein MRLLTHNALRNNAAAAKGKGFPLRITATEVEVKDSCPFDEHRLVFVEGLLSTLDWSALIEAASQLGIPTLPPVLTEDLAEDPEFLEALHHVLMNVHLIQGILTCPATGREFPVRDGIPNMVLEEEDCEHVRY; encoded by the exons atGAGATTATTAACGCACAACGCGCTTCGAAATAATGCAGCGGCGgccaaaggaaaaggttttCCGTTGAGAATAACTGCAACCGAGGTAGAAGTAAAGGACAGCTGTCCTTTCGATGAACATCGTTTAGTCTTTGTTGAGGGGCTACTTTCGACCCTTGATTGGTCGGCTCTAATTGAG GCTGCGTCTCAACTGGGAATTCCAACGCTACCACCAGTCTTGACTGAAGATTTGGCCGAAGACCCAGAGTTTTTAGAGGCATTGCATCACGTCTTGATGAACGTTCATTTGATCCAAGGAATTTTAACGTGCCCGGCGACAGGTCGAGAATTTCCGGTACGGGACGGCATTCCCAATATGGTTTTAGAAGAGGAAGACTGCGAACACGTGCGATATTAG